A portion of the Streptomyces coeruleoprunus genome contains these proteins:
- a CDS encoding HAD family hydrolase produces the protein MRIRAVLWDIDDTIFDYAQADRAGMRRHLRDEGLGEAFSSVEHALARWQEATVQHWARFSAGETTWEEQRRDRVRTFLGTALDDAEADAWFERYLAHYEAAWALFPDTLPVLDLLAADYRHGVLSNSSLHNQDRKLRVLGVRDRFEAVVCAAELGVSKPDPAAFHAACEALGLPPHEIAYVGDQPDIDARGATEAGLRGVWLDRAGLGGRPDLLRITTLDQLPAVLRADTRFGAPDTFG, from the coding sequence ATGCGCATCCGTGCAGTGCTCTGGGACATCGACGACACGATCTTCGACTACGCGCAGGCCGATCGTGCCGGGATGCGGCGGCATCTTCGGGACGAGGGGCTGGGCGAGGCGTTCAGCAGCGTCGAGCACGCGCTCGCGCGGTGGCAGGAGGCCACCGTGCAGCACTGGGCGCGGTTCTCCGCCGGGGAGACGACCTGGGAGGAGCAGCGCAGGGACCGGGTGCGCACCTTCCTGGGCACCGCGCTGGACGACGCCGAGGCGGACGCCTGGTTCGAGCGGTACCTGGCCCACTACGAGGCCGCCTGGGCGCTGTTCCCCGACACGCTGCCCGTGCTGGACCTGCTGGCCGCCGACTACCGGCACGGCGTGCTGTCGAACTCCTCGCTCCACAACCAGGACCGCAAGCTCCGCGTCCTCGGCGTGCGCGACCGGTTCGAAGCCGTGGTCTGCGCCGCCGAGCTGGGCGTGTCCAAGCCCGACCCGGCCGCCTTCCACGCCGCGTGCGAGGCGCTCGGCCTGCCGCCGCACGAGATCGCGTACGTCGGTGACCAGCCCGACATCGACGCCCGCGGCGCCACCGAGGCGGGCCTCAGGGGCGTCTGGCTGGATCGTGCCGGACTCGGCGGCCGGCCCGATCTCCTGAGGATCACCACCCTCGACCAGCTCCCCGCAGTGCTGCGCGCCGATACCCGTTTTGGAGCGCCGGACACCTTCGGGTAA
- a CDS encoding DUF4188 domain-containing protein, whose translation MFAKPIPGRTTAAAEGEVVVLLIGMRINHFWGVHHWLPVLLAMPRMLRELSRDRSRGLLGHTLLSGSPRTYYVVQYWESREKLYAYATAPDMSHRSAWAMINRWEKKSRQHVGLWHETYIAPEGSYESIYADMPPYGLAKATGALPLEKRGRRAADRFAHRSSTA comes from the coding sequence GTGTTCGCGAAACCGATACCGGGCCGGACGACCGCGGCGGCCGAGGGCGAGGTGGTGGTCCTGCTCATCGGCATGCGCATCAACCACTTCTGGGGCGTCCACCACTGGCTGCCCGTGCTCCTGGCGATGCCCCGGATGCTCCGCGAGCTGAGCCGGGACAGGAGCCGCGGCCTGCTGGGCCACACACTGCTCTCCGGCTCCCCGCGCACGTACTACGTCGTGCAGTACTGGGAGTCCAGGGAGAAGCTCTACGCCTACGCGACCGCGCCCGACATGTCGCACCGCAGTGCCTGGGCGATGATCAACCGCTGGGAGAAGAAGTCCCGCCAACACGTGGGCCTCTGGCATGAGACGTACATCGCGCCCGAGGGCTCGTACGAGTCCATCTACGCCGACATGCCCCCGTACGGGCTCGCCAAGGCGACCGGTGCACTCCCGCTGGAGAAGCGCGGCCGCCGCGCCGCCGACCGTTTCGCCCACCGCTCGTCCACGGCCTGA
- the leuC gene encoding 3-isopropylmalate dehydratase large subunit: MGRTLAEKVWDDHVVRRAEGEPDLLFIDLHLLHEVTSPQAFDGLRKSGRQVRRLDLTIATEDHNTPTLDIDKPIADPVSRAQLETLRKNCAEFGVRLHPLGDVEQGVVHVVGPQLGLTQPGTTVVCGDSHTSTHGAFGALAFGIGTSQVEHVLATQTLPMARPRTMAITVNGELPDGVTAKDLILAIIARIGTGGGQGYVLEYRGSAIEKLSMEARMTICNMSIEAGARAGMIAPDETTFAYLKGRAHAPEGEDWDAAVAYWKTLRTDDDAVFDAEVVIEASELSPFVTWGTNPGQGAPLSASVPDPASYEDASERLAAEKALEYMGLTAGQPLRDIKVDTVFVGSCTNGRIEDLRAAAAVLEGRKIADGVRMLVVPGSVRVGLQAVHEGLDKVFKEAGAEWRHAGCSMCLGMNPDQLAPGERSASTSNRNFEGRQGKGGRTHLVSPQVAAATAVLGHLASPADLSDAVVTTPAGV; this comes from the coding sequence ATGGGTAGGACACTCGCGGAGAAGGTCTGGGACGACCACGTCGTCCGGCGCGCCGAGGGCGAGCCCGACCTCCTCTTCATCGATCTGCACCTGCTGCACGAGGTGACCAGCCCCCAGGCCTTCGACGGCCTGCGCAAGAGCGGTCGGCAGGTGCGGCGCCTCGACCTCACCATCGCCACCGAGGACCACAACACCCCCACCCTCGACATCGACAAGCCCATCGCCGACCCCGTCTCCCGCGCCCAGCTGGAGACCCTCCGCAAGAACTGCGCCGAGTTCGGCGTCCGCCTGCACCCGCTGGGCGACGTGGAGCAGGGCGTCGTCCACGTGGTGGGACCGCAGCTGGGCCTGACGCAGCCCGGCACCACCGTGGTCTGCGGCGACTCGCACACCTCCACGCACGGCGCGTTCGGCGCGCTGGCCTTCGGCATCGGCACCTCCCAGGTCGAGCACGTGCTGGCGACCCAGACGCTGCCCATGGCGCGGCCCAGGACCATGGCCATCACGGTCAACGGCGAGCTGCCCGACGGCGTCACCGCCAAGGACCTGATCCTGGCGATCATCGCCAGGATCGGCACCGGCGGCGGCCAGGGCTACGTCCTGGAGTACCGGGGCTCCGCCATCGAGAAGCTCTCGATGGAGGCCCGCATGACCATCTGCAACATGTCGATCGAGGCCGGCGCCCGCGCGGGCATGATCGCCCCCGACGAGACCACCTTCGCCTACCTCAAGGGCCGCGCCCACGCGCCCGAGGGCGAGGACTGGGACGCCGCCGTCGCGTACTGGAAGACCCTGCGCACCGACGACGACGCCGTCTTCGACGCCGAGGTGGTCATCGAGGCCTCCGAGCTGTCGCCGTTCGTCACCTGGGGCACCAACCCGGGCCAGGGCGCCCCGCTTTCGGCGTCCGTCCCCGACCCGGCTTCGTACGAAGACGCTTCGGAGCGGCTGGCGGCCGAGAAGGCCCTGGAGTACATGGGCCTGACCGCCGGGCAGCCCCTGCGCGACATCAAGGTCGACACGGTCTTCGTGGGCTCCTGCACCAACGGCCGCATCGAGGACCTGCGCGCCGCCGCCGCGGTCCTGGAGGGCCGCAAAATCGCCGACGGCGTACGGATGCTGGTCGTCCCCGGCTCCGTGCGGGTGGGGCTCCAGGCCGTCCACGAGGGCCTGGACAAGGTCTTCAAGGAGGCCGGCGCCGAATGGCGGCACGCCGGGTGCTCCATGTGCCTGGGCATGAACCCCGACCAACTCGCCCCCGGTGAGCGCTCCGCGTCCACCTCCAACCGCAACTTCGAGGGCAGGCAGGGCAAGGGCGGCCGCACCCACCTGGTCTCCCCGCAGGTCGCGGCCGCCACCGCGGTCCTGGGCCACCTGGCCTCGCCGGCCGACCTGTCCGACGCCGTCGTCACCACTCCCGCGGGGGTCTGA
- the ndgR gene encoding IclR family transcriptional regulator NdgR yields the protein MDNSSGVGVLDKAALVLSALESGPATLAGLVAATGLARPTAHRLAVALEHHRMVARDMQGRFILGPRLAELAAAAGEDRLLATAGPVLTHLRDVTGESAQLYRRQGDMRICVAAAERLSGLRDTVPVGSTLTMKAGSSAQILMAWEEPERLHRGLQGARFTATALSGVRRRGWAQSIGEREPGVASVSAPVRGPSNRVVAAVSVSGPIERLTRHPGRMHAQAVIDAAARLTEALRRAG from the coding sequence ATGGACAACTCTAGCGGCGTCGGCGTTCTCGACAAGGCAGCTCTGGTTCTGAGCGCTCTGGAGTCCGGTCCGGCCACCCTCGCCGGGCTGGTCGCGGCGACAGGGCTCGCACGACCCACGGCACATCGGCTCGCCGTGGCACTGGAACACCACCGGATGGTGGCGAGGGACATGCAGGGCCGGTTCATCCTGGGCCCGCGGCTGGCCGAGCTGGCCGCCGCGGCCGGCGAGGACCGGCTGCTGGCGACGGCCGGGCCGGTGCTCACGCACCTGCGCGACGTGACGGGCGAGAGCGCGCAGCTCTACCGGCGCCAGGGCGACATGCGTATCTGTGTGGCGGCGGCCGAGCGGCTGTCCGGACTGCGGGACACCGTGCCGGTCGGCTCGACGCTCACCATGAAGGCCGGTTCGTCGGCCCAGATCCTGATGGCCTGGGAGGAGCCGGAGCGGCTGCACCGCGGCCTGCAGGGCGCGCGCTTCACGGCGACGGCCCTGTCGGGCGTACGGCGCCGTGGCTGGGCCCAGTCGATCGGTGAGCGCGAGCCGGGCGTGGCGTCCGTCTCCGCGCCCGTACGGGGCCCGTCCAACCGTGTGGTGGCCGCCGTGTCGGTCTCGGGCCCGATCGAGCGCCTGACGCGCCACCCGGGCCGTATGCACGCCCAGGCGGTCATCGACGCGGCCGCGCGCCTGACGGAGGCGCTGCGCCGGGCGGGCTGA
- the leuD gene encoding 3-isopropylmalate dehydratase small subunit, producing the protein MEAFTTHTGRAVPLRRSNVDTDQIIPAHWLKKVTRDGFEDGLFEAWRKDPEFVLNRPERQGATVLVAGPDFGTGSSREHAVWALQNYGFKTVISSRFADIFRGNSLKNGLLTVVLEQKTVDALWELTEADPQAEITVDLVARQVRAEGITAAFELDENARWRLLNGLDDISITLQNEADIAAYEAKRPSYKPRTLQV; encoded by the coding sequence ATGGAAGCTTTCACCACGCACACCGGCCGGGCCGTTCCGCTGCGCCGCAGCAACGTCGACACCGACCAGATCATCCCCGCGCACTGGCTCAAGAAGGTCACCCGCGACGGCTTCGAGGACGGGCTGTTCGAGGCCTGGCGCAAGGATCCCGAGTTCGTGCTCAACCGCCCCGAGCGGCAGGGCGCCACCGTCCTGGTCGCCGGCCCCGACTTCGGCACCGGCTCCTCGCGCGAGCACGCCGTGTGGGCGCTGCAGAACTACGGCTTCAAGACCGTCATCTCCTCCCGCTTCGCGGACATCTTCCGCGGCAACTCGCTCAAGAACGGCCTGCTCACCGTGGTTCTGGAGCAGAAGACCGTGGACGCGCTGTGGGAGCTGACCGAGGCCGACCCGCAGGCCGAGATCACCGTCGACCTGGTCGCCCGCCAGGTCCGCGCCGAGGGCATCACCGCCGCCTTCGAGCTCGACGAGAACGCCCGCTGGCGGCTGCTCAACGGCCTGGACGACATCAGCATCACGCTGCAGAACGAGGCGGACATCGCCGCGTACGAGGCCAAGCGCCCCTCGTACAAGCCGCGCACCCTCCAGGTCTGA
- a CDS encoding MerR family transcriptional regulator translates to MRLSELSERSGVSLATIKYYLREGLLPPGRRITATQAEYDESHLRRLRLVRAMIHVGRVPVATVREVLRHVDDDSLGLTMRLGAATWALPQPPEPDADDPAVARAREEVDRLLEELGWETAREIGDLSPVYRSLMASLATLYRLGFSLSAAELAPYARRMEQLAVLDMDRLDAMGTGTEQVEAAVAAAVLYDPMLLSLRRLAQEVESARRYGIV, encoded by the coding sequence ATGCGGCTCTCGGAGCTGAGCGAGCGGAGCGGGGTATCCCTCGCGACGATCAAGTACTACCTGCGCGAGGGCCTGCTCCCGCCGGGCCGGCGGATCACGGCCACGCAGGCCGAGTACGACGAGAGCCATCTGCGGCGGCTGCGCCTGGTGCGGGCGATGATCCACGTGGGCCGCGTGCCCGTGGCGACCGTCCGCGAGGTGCTGCGGCACGTCGACGACGACTCCCTGGGGCTCACCATGCGGCTCGGCGCGGCCACCTGGGCGCTCCCCCAGCCTCCGGAGCCGGATGCGGACGACCCGGCGGTGGCGCGGGCCCGGGAGGAGGTGGACCGGCTGCTGGAGGAGCTGGGCTGGGAGACGGCCCGCGAGATCGGCGACCTGTCCCCCGTGTACCGCTCCCTGATGGCCTCGCTTGCGACGCTGTACCGGCTCGGCTTCTCGCTGTCGGCGGCCGAACTCGCGCCGTACGCACGGCGGATGGAGCAGCTCGCGGTGCTGGACATGGACCGGCTCGACGCCATGGGGACCGGGACGGAGCAGGTGGAGGCGGCCGTGGCGGCGGCGGTTCTGTACGACCCGATGCTGCTGAGCCTGCGGCGCCTGGCGCAGGAGGTGGAGTCCGCGCGGCGGTACGGCATCGTGTGA
- a CDS encoding fumarylacetoacetate hydrolase family protein — translation MRIARFSIDGNVAFGAVEGESAPGAEGDLVLDIIKGIPYGDFELSGTKVPLSKVRLLPPVLPNKVVAIGRNYAEHAAELGNEVPDVPVAFFKPTTSVIGSGDAIEYPAFSNELHHEAELAVVIGRMCREVPRERVKDVIFGYTCANDATARDVQQREKQWARAKGFDTSCPLGPWVETDLDPADLTIQCTVNGEQRQLGRTSDMIRSIEDLVVHITEAMTLLPGDVILTGTPAGVGPLTVGDEVAVTIEGIGTLTNKVIKRG, via the coding sequence GTGCGCATCGCCAGGTTCTCCATCGACGGCAATGTCGCCTTCGGCGCGGTCGAGGGTGAAAGCGCCCCAGGCGCAGAGGGTGACCTCGTCCTCGACATCATCAAGGGTATTCCGTACGGCGACTTCGAACTCAGCGGAACCAAGGTCCCCCTGAGCAAGGTCCGGCTCCTGCCGCCGGTGCTCCCCAACAAGGTCGTGGCCATCGGCCGCAACTACGCGGAGCACGCGGCGGAGCTCGGCAACGAGGTCCCCGACGTGCCCGTCGCCTTCTTCAAGCCCACCACCTCGGTGATCGGCTCCGGCGACGCCATCGAGTACCCGGCCTTCTCGAACGAGCTGCACCACGAGGCCGAGCTGGCCGTCGTCATCGGCCGCATGTGCCGCGAGGTCCCGCGCGAGCGCGTCAAGGACGTCATCTTCGGCTACACCTGCGCCAACGACGCCACCGCCCGCGACGTGCAGCAGCGCGAGAAGCAGTGGGCGCGCGCCAAGGGCTTCGACACCTCCTGCCCCCTGGGCCCCTGGGTGGAGACCGACCTCGACCCCGCCGACCTCACCATCCAGTGCACGGTCAACGGCGAACAGCGCCAGCTGGGTCGTACGAGCGACATGATCCGCTCCATCGAGGACCTGGTCGTCCACATCACCGAGGCCATGACCCTGCTCCCGGGCGACGTCATCCTCACCGGCACCCCCGCCGGGGTCGGCCCCCTCACCGTCGGCGACGAGGTCGCCGTCACCATCGAAGGCATCGGCACTCTCACCAACAAGGTGATCAAGCGTGGCTAA
- a CDS encoding sensor histidine kinase, which yields MQGRFKRDGSAAAEQEPRGGTDRGSSPQHTQGPGPAGDGGDRAARAAGTGPGSEPAGAAQAGKPGKSAGSGKKGKAPKAKAPGDTGSRIALRNWRISTRLVSLLALPVVAATSLGGLRIQESMENMEQLDHMQLLTKLTREAHLLAQALQEERDLTAGPLANGYALTDFKVTEPRGKTDAAQQAFLNATDEIGDTQDDEALASIRANVTQIANQVVTIGSIRKEAYEKGHITSQTVGKYNRLIESLLTLSQDMAQATSNPDMIKRTRALAAFSSAKEYASIQRAVIAAALPKSTGDGKAKPNLNENDRQYAEDARVNENASIKSFRSIYESAGGDATELLAPLNSGNPSIQAADQYAGRVLGGSDVGLNARTFLDWTDEADTKLRAMETIEATLLGEMESKARDLRQEAQRDAIINGALILLVLGVSLVGAFVVARSMIQSLRRLQDTATKVAQERLPELVKQLSESDPQDVDTSVESVGVHSRDEIGKVAAAFDDVHREAVRLAAEQALLRGNVNAMFTNLSRRSQGLIQRQLSLISELESREADPDQLSSLFKLDHLATRMRRNGENLLVLAGEEPGRRWTRPVPLVDVLRAAASEVEQYERIELAAVPATEVAGRVVNDLVHLLAELLENATSFSSPQTKVRVTGHALPDGRVLVEIHDTGIGLSPEDLAAINERLASPPTVDVSVSRRMGLFVVGRLSLRHGIRIQLRPSDSGGTTALVMLPVDVAQGGKKPAPGKPGQGGPGGPGGQGAMPQGGAPGGRLTSGPGALSGGGRPGLPGGQGAAPQNRLGAGPGGQRGQVGAGSGPRAALPGRDDLGGRPGGAPQGGGLLGGAPQGGQPGRQGQAQDPQRQGAGFAGAFGDGGGQRGAGQGGAGQGAGQSAPSAPGGIPTRSDVWQNSGGNQGGQAAQGHQNHQGDQGRQQLPPTGGPRAELPGAGGAPQRDARPQAPAPGWAGDQGYAAGGPASRSPLDAPRGHEEPADSTGRFARPSADRQGPGSTAEFPRPDFNGPRPDLNGSAQSGHGGPAAQDPAATAAIPRPDFGAPRQPAASLPPQPQPQPQPQPQPEALPPAGAGSGDGRTPLYDTLETNWFHGGQGGNGPADGQAGHPGAQAPQAPQRGDNRYPMHDQTVPTPVVPQQPAPARPAPALPPRSGQGQGQGPGRAPGQAGPGQGQGQGQGQRADASSTTGSWRTSPNDELVRQAERVRKPAAGGVTTSGLPRRVPRANLVPGTAQEQQHQSGPQVSRAPDDVRGRLTNLRRGIQQGRQAGSGNTGSFNIGPTHQQEREF from the coding sequence GTGCAGGGACGTTTCAAGAGGGATGGCAGCGCTGCGGCGGAACAGGAGCCGCGCGGCGGGACCGACCGCGGCTCCTCGCCCCAGCACACCCAGGGCCCGGGACCGGCCGGCGACGGCGGCGACCGTGCCGCCCGCGCGGCGGGTACGGGCCCCGGCTCCGAGCCCGCCGGTGCGGCGCAGGCCGGGAAGCCGGGCAAGTCGGCGGGTTCCGGCAAGAAGGGCAAGGCACCCAAGGCCAAGGCGCCCGGTGACACCGGGTCCCGAATAGCCCTGCGCAACTGGCGCATCAGCACCCGACTGGTCTCCCTGCTCGCCCTCCCCGTGGTCGCCGCGACCTCGCTGGGCGGACTCCGTATCCAGGAGTCGATGGAGAACATGGAGCAGCTGGACCACATGCAGCTGCTCACCAAGCTCACCCGGGAAGCGCACCTGCTCGCCCAGGCGCTCCAGGAGGAGCGCGACCTGACGGCCGGCCCCCTGGCCAACGGCTACGCGCTGACCGACTTCAAGGTCACCGAGCCGCGCGGCAAGACCGACGCGGCGCAGCAGGCGTTCCTCAACGCGACCGACGAGATCGGCGACACGCAGGACGACGAGGCGCTGGCGAGTATCCGCGCCAACGTCACGCAGATCGCCAACCAGGTCGTGACGATCGGCTCGATCCGCAAGGAGGCCTACGAGAAGGGCCACATCACCTCGCAGACGGTCGGCAAGTACAACCGTCTGATCGAGTCGCTGCTGACCCTCTCGCAGGACATGGCGCAGGCGACCAGCAACCCGGACATGATCAAGCGCACGCGTGCGCTCGCCGCGTTCTCCTCCGCCAAGGAGTACGCCTCGATCCAGCGTGCCGTCATCGCCGCCGCCCTGCCCAAGTCCACCGGCGACGGCAAGGCCAAGCCGAACCTCAACGAGAACGACCGGCAGTACGCCGAGGACGCCCGGGTCAACGAGAACGCCTCCATCAAGTCGTTCCGCTCCATCTACGAGTCGGCCGGCGGCGACGCCACGGAGCTGCTCGCCCCGCTGAACTCCGGCAACCCGTCGATCCAGGCCGCCGACCAGTACGCCGGGCGCGTGCTCGGCGGGTCCGACGTGGGCCTGAACGCCCGTACGTTCCTGGACTGGACCGACGAGGCCGACACCAAGCTCCGCGCCATGGAGACCATCGAGGCCACGCTGCTGGGCGAGATGGAGTCCAAGGCGCGTGACCTGCGCCAGGAGGCGCAGCGCGATGCCATCATCAACGGTGCGCTGATCCTGCTCGTCCTCGGTGTGTCGCTCGTCGGCGCCTTCGTGGTGGCGCGCTCCATGATCCAGTCGCTGCGGCGGCTCCAGGACACGGCGACCAAGGTCGCCCAGGAGCGCCTGCCCGAGCTGGTCAAGCAGCTCTCCGAGAGCGACCCGCAGGACGTCGACACGTCCGTGGAGTCCGTCGGTGTCCACTCGCGCGACGAGATCGGCAAGGTGGCCGCGGCCTTCGACGACGTGCACCGCGAGGCGGTCCGCCTCGCCGCCGAGCAGGCCCTCCTGCGGGGCAACGTCAACGCGATGTTCACCAACCTCTCGCGCCGCTCGCAGGGTCTGATCCAGCGTCAGCTGTCGCTCATCTCCGAGCTGGAGTCCCGCGAGGCCGACCCGGACCAGCTGTCCTCGCTGTTCAAGCTGGACCACCTGGCCACGCGTATGCGCCGTAACGGTGAGAACCTCCTCGTCCTCGCGGGTGAGGAGCCCGGCCGCCGGTGGACCCGGCCCGTCCCCCTCGTCGACGTGCTCCGTGCCGCCGCCTCCGAGGTGGAGCAGTACGAGCGCATCGAACTCGCCGCCGTCCCGGCCACCGAGGTCGCCGGCCGCGTCGTCAACGACCTCGTGCACCTCCTCGCCGAGCTGCTGGAGAACGCCACCTCGTTCTCCTCGCCGCAGACGAAGGTGCGCGTCACGGGTCACGCGCTGCCCGACGGCCGCGTGCTCGTCGAGATCCACGACACCGGTATCGGCCTCTCCCCCGAGGACCTGGCCGCGATCAACGAGCGGCTCGCCTCGCCGCCCACCGTGGACGTCTCCGTCTCCCGCCGCATGGGTCTGTTCGTGGTCGGCCGCCTGTCCCTGCGACACGGCATCCGGATCCAGCTGCGCCCCTCCGACTCGGGCGGTACGACCGCGCTGGTCATGCTCCCCGTCGACGTGGCCCAGGGCGGCAAGAAGCCCGCTCCGGGCAAGCCCGGCCAGGGCGGCCCCGGCGGCCCCGGCGGCCAGGGCGCGATGCCGCAGGGCGGTGCCCCGGGTGGCCGGCTGACCAGCGGCCCCGGTGCGCTGTCCGGGGGCGGCCGCCCGGGTCTGCCCGGTGGACAGGGCGCTGCCCCGCAGAACCGGCTCGGCGCGGGCCCCGGTGGCCAGCGCGGCCAGGTCGGCGCGGGCTCCGGTCCCCGTGCCGCGCTGCCCGGCCGCGACGACCTGGGCGGACGCCCGGGCGGTGCCCCGCAGGGCGGCGGCCTGCTCGGCGGTGCCCCGCAGGGCGGTCAGCCGGGCCGGCAGGGCCAGGCGCAGGACCCGCAGCGTCAGGGCGCCGGTTTCGCGGGCGCCTTCGGCGACGGCGGCGGCCAGCGCGGTGCCGGTCAGGGCGGTGCCGGTCAGGGCGCCGGTCAGAGCGCTCCCTCGGCGCCGGGCGGCATCCCGACCCGCTCCGACGTGTGGCAGAACTCCGGTGGCAACCAGGGCGGCCAGGCCGCTCAGGGCCACCAGAACCACCAGGGCGACCAGGGCCGGCAGCAGCTGCCGCCGACCGGTGGTCCGCGTGCCGAACTCCCCGGCGCCGGCGGCGCCCCGCAGCGCGACGCGCGCCCGCAGGCCCCGGCTCCCGGCTGGGCCGGCGACCAGGGCTACGCGGCGGGCGGCCCGGCCTCGCGCAGCCCGCTGGACGCGCCCCGCGGCCACGAGGAACCGGCCGACTCCACCGGCCGGTTCGCGCGCCCGTCGGCGGACCGGCAGGGCCCCGGCTCCACGGCCGAGTTCCCGCGCCCCGACTTCAACGGCCCGCGCCCGGACCTGAACGGTTCGGCGCAGAGCGGCCACGGCGGCCCTGCCGCCCAGGACCCGGCGGCCACCGCCGCGATCCCGCGCCCCGACTTCGGCGCACCGCGCCAGCCGGCCGCGAGCCTGCCGCCGCAGCCCCAGCCCCAGCCCCAGCCCCAGCCGCAGCCGGAGGCGCTGCCGCCGGCCGGTGCCGGTTCCGGTGACGGACGTACGCCGCTGTACGACACGCTGGAGACCAACTGGTTCCACGGCGGCCAGGGCGGGAACGGCCCGGCCGACGGCCAGGCGGGCCACCCCGGCGCGCAGGCACCGCAGGCACCGCAGCGCGGTGACAACCGGTATCCGATGCACGACCAGACGGTGCCGACCCCGGTCGTTCCGCAGCAGCCCGCGCCGGCCCGCCCGGCCCCCGCGCTGCCACCGCGCTCCGGCCAGGGTCAGGGCCAGGGCCCGGGCCGGGCTCCCGGCCAGGCCGGTCCCGGTCAGGGCCAGGGTCAGGGTCAGGGTCAGCGCGCCGACGCCTCGTCCACGACCGGCTCGTGGCGCACCTCCCCCAACGACGAGCTGGTGCGCCAGGCCGAGCGGGTGCGCAAGCCCGCCGCGGGCGGCGTCACCACCTCCGGCCTGCCCCGCCGCGTGCCGCGCGCCAACCTGGTGCCCGGTACCGCGCAGGAGCAGCAGCACCAGTCGGGTCCGCAGGTGTCGCGGGCGCCCGACGACGTGCGTGGTCGTCTGACGAACCTGCGCAGGGGTATCCAGCAGGGACGTCAGGCCGGGTCCGGTAACACCGGCAGCTTCAATATCGGCCCCACTCACCAGCAGGAGCGTGAGTTTTGA
- the gltX gene encoding glutamate--tRNA ligase: protein MANTPVRVRFCPSPTGNPHVGLVRTALFNWAFARHHGGTMVFRIEDTDAARDSEESYLQLLDSLRWLGLDWDEGPEVGGPHTPYRQSQRMDIYKDVADKLLEGGYAYHCYCTAEELDLRREAARAAGKPSGYDGHCRELTAEQIAAYEAEGRSAIVRFRMPDQPITFRDLVRGELTFTPDNVPDYGIVRANGAPLYTLVNPVDDALMEITHVLRGEDLLSSTPRQIALYKALMELGIAKAIPEFGHLPYVMGEGNKKLSKRDPQSSLNLYRERGFLPEGLLNYLSLLGWSFSADQDVFTIPQMVEKFDIADVNANPARFDLKKAESINADHIRMLDEKAFVAACEPWLQAPHAPWAPEDFDRAAWERIAPHAQTRLTVLSEITQNVDFLFLQEPVEDEASWQKAMKGDPVALLTTARAKLEAADWTSGPEPLKEAVLAAGEEHGLKLGKAQAPVRVAVTGRTVGLPLFESLEILGKERTLARIDAALTKLTA from the coding sequence GTGGCTAACACCCCCGTCCGCGTCCGCTTCTGCCCGTCCCCGACGGGCAACCCGCACGTGGGCCTGGTCCGTACCGCCCTGTTCAACTGGGCGTTCGCCCGCCACCACGGCGGCACCATGGTCTTCCGCATCGAGGACACCGACGCGGCCCGCGACTCGGAGGAGAGCTACCTGCAGCTCCTGGACTCCCTGCGCTGGCTCGGCCTCGACTGGGACGAGGGCCCCGAGGTCGGCGGCCCCCACACGCCGTACCGCCAGTCGCAGCGCATGGACATCTACAAGGACGTCGCCGACAAGCTCCTCGAGGGCGGCTACGCCTACCACTGCTACTGCACCGCCGAGGAGCTGGACCTGCGCCGCGAGGCCGCCCGCGCCGCCGGCAAGCCCTCCGGCTACGACGGCCACTGCCGCGAGCTGACCGCCGAGCAGATCGCCGCGTACGAGGCGGAGGGCCGCAGCGCCATCGTCCGCTTCCGCATGCCGGACCAGCCGATCACCTTCCGCGACCTGGTCCGCGGCGAGCTGACCTTCACCCCGGACAACGTCCCGGACTACGGCATCGTCCGCGCCAACGGCGCCCCGCTGTACACGCTGGTCAACCCGGTTGACGACGCGCTGATGGAGATCACGCACGTCCTGCGCGGCGAGGACCTGCTGTCCTCCACCCCGCGCCAGATCGCCCTCTACAAGGCGCTCATGGAGCTGGGCATCGCCAAGGCGATCCCCGAGTTCGGCCACCTGCCGTACGTGATGGGCGAGGGCAACAAGAAGCTCTCCAAGCGCGACCCGCAGTCCTCGCTGAACCTCTACCGCGAGCGCGGCTTCCTCCCCGAGGGCCTCCTCAACTACCTCTCGCTCCTCGGCTGGTCGTTCTCCGCCGACCAGGACGTCTTCACGATCCCGCAGATGGTCGAGAAGTTCGACATCGCCGACGTGAACGCCAACCCGGCGCGCTTCGACCTCAAGAAGGCCGAGTCGATCAACGCCGATCACATCCGGATGCTGGACGAGAAGGCGTTCGTCGCGGCCTGCGAGCCCTGGCTCCAGGCCCCGCACGCGCCCTGGGCGCCGGAGGACTTCGACCGTGCGGCCTGGGAGCGGATCGCCCCGCACGCCCAGACCCGCCTGACGGTCCTGTCGGAGATCACGCAGAACGTCGACTTCCTCTTCCTCCAGGAGCCGGTCGAGGACGAGGCGTCCTGGCAGAAGGCGATGAAGGGCGACCCCGTGGCCCTGCTCACCACGGCCCGCGCCAAGCTGGAGGCCGCGGACTGGACGAGCGGCCCCGAGCCCCTGAAGGAGGCCGTCCTGGCCGCCGGCGAGGAGCACGGCCTCAAGCTGGGCAAGGCCCAGGCCCCGGTCCGCGTCGCCGTCACCGGCCGCACGGTCGGCCTGCCGCTGTTCGAGTCGCTGGAGATCCTCGGCAAGGAGCGGACGCTGGCCCGCATCGACGCGGCGCTCACCAAGCTGACCGCGTAA